From Kogia breviceps isolate mKogBre1 chromosome 2, mKogBre1 haplotype 1, whole genome shotgun sequence, one genomic window encodes:
- the PPRC1 gene encoding peroxisome proliferator-activated receptor gamma coactivator-related protein 1 isoform X3, which yields MAARRGLRDGVAPLPSGGPGPDPGGGVRSSGWGSRSQAPYGTVGAVSGGEQVLLHEEGDDSGFVSLSRLGPCLRDKDLEMEELILQDGTLLGTMHSYMDASLISLIEDFGGLGESRLSLEDQNEVSLLTALTEILDNADSENLSPFDSIPDSELLVSPREGSSLHRLLSLSRTPPERDLITPTDPLGPSTGSSRVNGVEMSLTDPPWDFSPPSFLETSSPKLPSWRPPRSRPRWGQSPPPQQRSDGEEEEEVAGFSSEMLAGELTNSVSSITDFPMHLACPEEEDKTAVAAEMAVQAAGDESISSLSELVRAMHPYCLPNLTHLTALEDELQEQPDDLTLPEDCVVLEIVGQAATAGNDLEIPVVVRQIPSGPQPVLLDDSLEASPALQLLMPTLEAETEAAVPREALCPEKEGLSLDSKEKLESACLLEPREVMEPMAPKGPQNPPANAMLSSQRARKGRKKKSKEQPAACAEGYVRRLRSASRGQSTAVTELTSQGGSLPQEDYQREVAPPRGRGKPRAWARAWAAALEKPGSGNLESSAGQASPAKEGPLDLYPSLVDPIQANPVSTHLSLVDSAQADPMPLDSVEADPTAVDPDPTVADPVPVDSKLVDRALANSELVDPLPADPVLIDPVLADSAAVDRAVVVPISDDLPPVDPVLVKSRPTDPRRGAVLSAQGSPAPQLLLESESSDPPKAISPEVREVMGPLKGESGTSATTQEARPRPLSLSEYRRRRQQRQAEAEERNPQPPAGKWPSLPETPTGLADIPCLVPPAPAKKTTLQRSPEAPSEACFAPVGPSPASPSPEPPASKPMASTPTEQVPSQEMLLPARPLPPAVQSMPPTMPTALPFPTGGLGMTPMLPLPTNGQSVPSLPPPPLQPPSVPMSMGPVPPDPFTHYAPVPPWPCYPPLSPSGYPCLPPPPTVPLVSGTPGAYAVPSTCNVPWVPPPAPVPPYSSSCTYGPLGWGPGLQHPPFWPAVPPPPLPLTSVGRAVPSPKVEPSGIPPGPPDSVLTVPMAPPLSLGAAGQGALQIEPTKVEVKPLPASPLLKHKVSSPVHSPRIKAPPCLPAESVAVEPVSERLKPEPQEARPREKAPSPVAKAVPTSAPRQSTTTKLPAVHPARLRTLSFLPTPRTQGPEDVVQAFISEIGIEASDLSSLLEQFEKSEAKKECPPPAPADSLAVGNSGSSCSSSGRSRRCSSSSSSSSSSSSSSSSSSSSRSRSRSPSPRRRSDRRRRYSSYRSHDHYQRQRVLQKERAIEERRVVFIGKIPGRMTRSELKQRFSVFGEIEECTIHFRVQGDNYGFVTYRYAEEAFAAIESGHKLRQADEQPFDLCFGGRRQFCKRSYSDLDSNREDFDPAPVKSKFDSLDFDTLLKQAQKNLRR from the exons ATGGCGGCGCGCCGGGGATTGAGAGACGGAGTCGCGCCGCTTCCGAGTGGGGGCCCCGGCCCCGACCCTGGCGGTGGAGTGCGCAGCAGCGGTTGGGGGAGTCGGAGCCAAGCGCCGTATGGCACTGTGGGCGCTGTGAGTGGCGGGGAGCAG GTGCTGCTGCATGAGGAGGGGGATGATTCTGGCTTTGTCAGTCTATCTCGGCTGGGCCCCTGTTTGAGGGACAAGGACTTAGAGATGGAGGAGCTGATACTGCAGGATGGGACACTGCTGGGGACCATGCACAGCTATATGGATGCCTCCCTCATCTCCCTCATTGAAGATTTTGGTGGCCTTGGAGAG AGCAGGTTATCTCTGGAGGACCAGAATGAAGTGTCACTGCTCACAGCTCTAACAGAGATCTTGGACAATGCAGATTCCGAGAACCTGTCTCCATTTGACAGCATTCCTGACTCAGAGCTGCTTGTGTCACCTCGGGAGGGCTCCTCT ctGCACAGGCTGCTCAGCCTCTCTCGGACACCCCCAGAACGTGACCTCATCACCCCGACTGACCCATTGGGGCCCAGCACAGGCAGTAGTAGAGTGAATGGG GTTGAGATGTCTCTCACAGATCCTCCTTGGGACTTCTCTCCACCCTCTTTCTTGGAGACCTCCTCCCCCAAGCTTCCTAGCTGGAGACCCCCAAGGTCAAGACCCCGCTGGGGCcagtccccacctccccagcagcGTAGTgatggggaagaagaggaggaggtggcCGGCTTCAGCAGCGAGATGCTTGCTGGGGAGCTCACCAACTCTGTGAGCAGCATCACAGACTTCCCCATGCACCTGGCCTGTCCTGAGGAGGAAGATAAAACAGCGGTAGCAGCAGAGATGGCAGTGCAGGCAGCTGGCGATGAGAGCATCTCCTCCCTGAGTGAGCTGGTACGGGCCATGCACCCATACTGCCTGCCTAACCTCACCCACCTGACGGCACTTGAGGATGAGCTTCAAGAGCAGCCAGATGATTTGACACTGCCTGAGGATTGTGTGGTGCTGGAGATTGTGGGCCAGGCGGCCACAGCTGGCAACGACCTGGAGATCCCAGTTGTTGTGCGACAGATCCCTTCTGGACCCCAGCCTGTCCTCCTGGATGACTCGCTAGAGGCCAGTCCGGCCTTGCAGCTGCTCATGCCTACActagaggcagagacagaggctgctgtgcccagggaagccctctgccctgAGAAAGAGGGGTTGTCACTGGACTCAAAGGAAAAGCTGGAGTCAGCCTGCTTGTTGGAGCCCAGGGAGGTCATGGAGCCAATGGCACCCAAGGGGCCTCAGAACCCACCAGCCAACGCAATGCTAAGTTCCCAGAGAGCTCGAAAGGGCAGGAAGAAGAAGAGCAAGGAGCAGCCAGCTGCCTGTGCAGAAGGCTATGTGAGGAGGCTGAGGTCAGCCTCTCGTGGGCAGTCTACAGCAGTTACAGAGCTGACCTCTCAGGGAGGCAGCTTGCCCCAGGAGGACTATCAAAGAGAGGTTGCGCCTCCCCGTGGTAGAGGGAAGCCCCGGGCTTGGGCTCGGGCCTGGGCAGCTGCCTTGGAGAAGCCTGGCTCTGGGAACTTGGAGAGTAGTGCTGGACAAGCTAGTCCTGCTAAAGAAGGTCCTCTAGACCTCTATCCCAGCCTGGTTGACCCCATCCAAGCCAACCCTGTTTCAACCCATCTCTCACTGGTTGACTCTGCTCAAGCTGATCCCATGCCACTTGACTCTGTTGAAGCTGATCCCACTGCAGTTGACCCTGATCCCACTGTGGCTGACCCTGTACCTGTTGACTCTAAACTGGTTGACCGTGCTTTAGCGAACTCAGAGCTTGTTGACCCTCTCCCAGCTGACCCAGTGCTGATTGACCCAGTTCTGGCTGACTCAGCAGCAGTTGACCGTGCAGTGGTTGTTCCCATCTCAGATGACTTGCCTCCAGTTGACCCTGTACTAGTTAAGTCTAGGCCAACTGATCCCAGACGTGGTGCAGTGTTATCAGCCCAGGGGAGTCCAGCCCCCCAGCTCCTCCTGGAGTCAGAGTCCTCAGACCCCCCAAAGGCCATCAGtcctgaagtcagggaggtcATGGGTCCTCTGAAGGGGGAAAGTGGTACTAGTGCCACAACCCAGGAAGCCAGGCCTCGGCCTCTTAGCCTCTCTGAGTACCGGCGACGAAGGCAGCAGCGCCAAGCAGAGGCAGAAGAGAggaacccccagcccccagctgggAAGTGGCCCAGTCTCCCAGAAACTCCCACAGGGCTGGCAGACATCCCTTGTCTTGTCCCACCAGCCCCAGCCAAGAAGACAACTCTGCAGAGAAGCCCTGAGGCTCCTTCTGAGGCTTGCTTTGCGCCTGTgggtcccagccctgcctctcctAGTCCTGAGCCACCTGCAAGCAAACCTATGGCCTCAACTCCCACTGAGCAGGTGCCATCCCAAGAGATGCTACTGCCAGCAAGACCtctacctcctgctgtgcagtccATGCCCCCCACAATGCCCACTGCCCTGCCTTTTCCCACAGGTGGGCTGGGCATGACCCCCATGCTGCCCCTTCCCACAAATGGGCAAAGTGTCCCCAGTCTGCCTCCACCACCCTTGCAGCCTCCTAGTGTTCCGATGTCTATGGGGCCAGTGCCACCTGATCCCTTTACTCACTATGCCCCTGTGCCACCCTGGCCTTGTTATCCCCCCTTGTCCCCTTCTGGCTATCCTTGCTTGCCCCCTCCACCGACGGTACCCCTAGTGTCTGGTACTCCAGGTGCCTATGCTGTGCCCTCCACTTGCAATGTGCCTTGGGTacctcctcctgccccagtcCCACCTTATAGCTCCAGCTGTACCTATGGGCCCTTGGGATGGGGCCCAGGGCTGCAACACCCTCCATTCTGGCCTGCTGTTCCCCCACCTCCTTTGCCTCTAACTTCTGTTGGAAGAGCTGTTCCTTCACCCAAAGTGGAGCCTAGTGGCATCCCACCTGGCCCTCCTGATAGTGTACTGACTGTGCCAATGGCTCCTCCCCTCAGTCTTGGGGCAGCTGGCCAGGGAGCTCTACAGATAGAGCCCACCAAGGTGGAGGTCAAGCCATTGCCTGCATCTCCCCTTCTGAAACACAAGGTGTCCTCCCCGGTGCACAGCCCTCGGATCAAGGCTCCACCATGTCTGCCTGCTGAGAGTGTGGCTGTTGAGCCTGTATCAGAGAGGCTAAAGCCTGAGCCCCAGGAAGCTAGGCCCAGGGAGAAGGCACCCTCTCCTGTTGCCAAGGCTGTTCCCACATCTGCACCAAGGCAGAGCACTACCACCAAACTGCCTGCTGTACACCCAGCCCGTCTGAGGACACTGTCCTTTCTGCCTACCCCACGTACCCAGGGTCCTGAGGATGTGGTACAGGCTTTCATCAGTGAGATTG GAATTGAGGCATCAGACCTGTCCAGTCTGCTGGAGCAATTTGAGAAATCAGAAG CCAAAAAGGAGTGCCCTCCCCCGGCTCCTGCTGACAGCCTGGCTGTAGGAAACTCAGG GTCCAGTTGCAGTTCCTCTGGACGTTCCCGAAGatgctcttcctcttcctcctcctcatcttcctcctcatcttcctcatcCTCATCATCTAGTTCCCGAAGTCGGTCCCGCTCTCCATCTCCTCGCCGGAGAAGTGACAGGAGGCGGCG GTACAGTTCTTATCGTTCACATGACCATTACCAAAGGCAGAGAGTCCTGCAGAAGGAGCGTGCAATA GAAGAGAGAAGAGTGGTCTTCATTGGGAAGATACCTGGTCGCATGACTAGGTCAGAGCTGAAACAGAGGTTCTCTGTTTTCGGAGAGATTGAGGAGTGCACCATCCACTTCCGTGTCCAAGG TGACAACTATGGCTTCGTCACTTATCGCTATGCCGAGGAGGCATTTGCAGCCATCGAGAGTGGCCACAAGCTGAGGCAAGCAGATGAACAGCCCTTTGATCTCTGCTTTGGGGGCCGCAGACAGTTCTGCAAGAGAAGCTATTCTGATCTTG ACTCCAACCGGGAAGACTTTGACCCTGCTCCTGTAAAGAGCAAATTTGATTCTCTTGACTTTGACACATTGTTGAAACAGGCCCAGAAGAACCTCAGGAGGTAA